Within the Halococcus salifodinae DSM 8989 genome, the region TACGACGACGACCTCCACGACGTGTTCGCTCGCTCGGAGTACGTCGTGCTGGCGTGCCCGCTCACCGACACCACCGAAGGGCTCCTCGACGAGCAGGTGTTCCGCACGCTCCCGCCGGAGGCCGTCGTCGTCAACGTCGCCCGGGGGCCGGTCGTGGAGACGGACGCGCTCGTCGCGGCGCTGCGCGGGAACAAGATTCGCGGCGCCGCCCTCGACGTCACCGACCCGGAGCCGCTGCCCGCCGACCACGCGCTCTGGGACCTCGAGAACGTCCTCGTCACGCCGCACAACTCCGGCGGCACCGACGAGTACTGGGAGCGCCACGCCGACATTCTCGCGGGCAACCTCGAGCGAATCGAGGAGACCGGTTCGTACGCAGGCCTCGAGAACCAGGTCGTGACGCCCGGCGAATAGCTACCCCGCCACTGGTTCGCACACCGCAACCTATTTTTCCGTCGTTCGTGATGCTCGTGGCATGGCAAAGTGGACCGAATCGAAACCGGACCCGGACTTCTCCCAGGTGCTCGCGCCAGACGGCACCGTCGACGGGGACGCGCCGGTCGACGAGGAGACGATGCTCCGGATGTACGAGACGATGAAGGTCTCCCGGCGCTACGACGAGAAGACCCTGAGTCTGCAGCGCCGCGGCGAGATCAGCATCCTCTCGCGGAGCTGGGGCGAGGAAGCTATCCCCGTCGGGAGCGCGGCCGCTCTCGAGGAAGGGGACTGGTGTTTCCCGACGTACCGCCAGACGCCGAGTAAGCTCTACTGGGGCGGCCCCCTCGACCGCTCGCTCGCTGGCCTGATGGGCCACGAGCCGGAGACCATCGAGGAGCACCTCCCGGTTCCCGACGAGGAAGCGTTGCCGGTGAACTTCTCGCCGGTCTACATCCCGCTGGCGTCGAACGTCACCAACGCGGTCGGCTCCGCGATGGCAGACAAATTCGAGGACGAGGACGCGGTGACGCTGTCCTACATCGGGGACGGCTCGTCCAGCCAGGGGGACTTCTACGAGGCGCTGAACTTCGCGGGCGTCTTCGACGCGCCCGCGGTCACCATCTGTCACAACAACCAGTGGGCGATTTCGGTGCCCGCTCACCGCCAGACCGCCGCGGAGACGTTCGCCCAGAAGGCGGAGGCGGCGGGGATTCCCCACGAGCGCGTCGACGGCAACGACGTGTTCGCAGTGTACGAGGCGACCAAGCGCGCCGTCGACCGCGCGCGAGCTGGCGAGGGGCCGACGCTCTTGGAGTGTGTCACGTACCGCGTCGACGACCACAACACCGCCGACGACGCGGGCGCGTACCGCGACGAGTCCCAGCAGGCGTTCTGGGCGGAACGAGACCCCGTCGACCGACTCGAAGCGTACCTCCGCTCGGCGGACCTCATCGACGATGCGGCTATCGAGGCCATCGAGGAAGACGCCGACGAGCGCGTCGAGGCGGCCGTCGACCGGGCGCGCGAGGTCCCCGCGGACGACCCGGCGCGCATCTTCGACAACCACCTGCAGTCGGAATCGTGGAACGAGCGCCACCAGCGCGAGGAACTGCGGGCGGAACAGCGTGGGGAGAACCCGTTCACGGACTTCACGGGTGAGGGGCTATGAGCGCCGAGTACCCGGACGGCGAGACGAGCGAAGTGAACCTCGTCACCGCCGTCCGCGACACGCTCGCACAGGAGCTGCGCCGCGACGAGTCGGTGCGCCTGCTCGGCTACGACATGGGACCCATCGGCGGCGTGTTCCGCGCCACTGAGGGCCTCTACGAGGA harbors:
- a CDS encoding thiamine pyrophosphate-dependent dehydrogenase E1 component subunit alpha; this translates as MAKWTESKPDPDFSQVLAPDGTVDGDAPVDEETMLRMYETMKVSRRYDEKTLSLQRRGEISILSRSWGEEAIPVGSAAALEEGDWCFPTYRQTPSKLYWGGPLDRSLAGLMGHEPETIEEHLPVPDEEALPVNFSPVYIPLASNVTNAVGSAMADKFEDEDAVTLSYIGDGSSSQGDFYEALNFAGVFDAPAVTICHNNQWAISVPAHRQTAAETFAQKAEAAGIPHERVDGNDVFAVYEATKRAVDRARAGEGPTLLECVTYRVDDHNTADDAGAYRDESQQAFWAERDPVDRLEAYLRSADLIDDAAIEAIEEDADERVEAAVDRAREVPADDPARIFDNHLQSESWNERHQREELRAEQRGENPFTDFTGEGL